The segment TCATCGGGGCAAATGCTCGTCATCTCGTCCGCGGAAATATCGTCGTTCGCGCCGCGCTGCGTTTCGTATGCGACGGCATCTTGCTTCTCCATCTGCGTGCTCTGCCGCCGTACGCGGTCGACGAGCTTGCGGCGGGCGACGGCGGTGACCCACGCACCCGGGTTTTGCGGCGCCCCACGCGTGGGCCAGACCGCCAGCGCCGCCGTAAAGGCATCCTGCAGCGCTTCTTCGGCCAGATCAAAGGAGCCGGAGAACCGGATCAGAAACGCCAGGATCCGGCCCGACTCCTCGTGATACGTGGTCTCGACGAGCTGGCTCACCGCGGTCACGAAAATTTCATGACCGGTCGCACTTCCACGCAGCCAAAGCGCACGCCCGGAATCCTGGCGGCCATGGCCGTGGCCTCGTCGAGATCCTTGGCCTCGACCAGGTAGAAGCCGCCTAGCTGCTCCTTGGTCTCCGCGAACGGACCGTCGGTGAGCGCCGTTTTGCCATTGCGCACCCGCACTGTGGTCGCCGCCCGCGTGGGCTGCAGGGCTTTGCCGGCCCGGAGCGCGTTGGCGTGAGTTTTGCCGAAGGCAATGTATTCGTTGAATTCGTCAGAGTCGAACCCCTGTGCGAATCGCTTTTCATCTTCGTAAATCAGCAGTAAGTACTCCATGGTTTGTTTCCTCCTGCGCCTACGACGCGCGAGGCGGACCAATTCGACGGCCGCTCTCCAGAAATTCTGGCGTGCCGGGCTGGGGGCTGGGGATCAGCGGCCGGATCTCGATGCAGCCTTCGCCGCCCTTGCATGCGGTCGGGATTTGCTTTGCCCAGGCGATGGCTTCCTCCCGGCTGGCACAGTCCAGAATGTAGTAGCCCGCGAGCTGTTCTTTGGTTTCCGCAAACGGCCCGTCGGTGACGAACGCCTTGCCCGCCCGCGTCCGCACCGTTGTGGCTGTGAGCGTGGATGCGAGCGGCTCGGCGCCATGGAAAACGCCGCCTTCGGCCGCCGCGTTCATCACCGCCCAGTGCGCCGCGCGAATCTGCTGCTTTTCCTCCGGCGGCAGGCTTTGCATCTGGGTTTCCCGCGAATAAACCAGTAGCATATAGCGCATCGCATCTCCTGTTTCGGGCAGGTCTTCTGGGGACGACGGTCGAAGCGGGCCCAATCGACAGCCCGCAATAAAAAATGTTGAGGCGCTTAGCTGCTTCGGTCCTTGAGGATTTCGTCCTCGTCTTTGCCGGAAGCGCTTAGTTTTAGCAGCACGGAATAATCTTCAATCGTCGTCGTGTCGCCTTCAATCTTGTGCGTGGTCACCAACTCGCGCAGCAGCCGTCGCATAATCTTGCCGCTGCGGGTCTTGGGCAGTCCCTCGACCAGCCGCACCTCTTCCGGCCGCGCAAAGGCCCCAATCTCGGTCGCCACCCACGCGCGCAGCTCCTCCGCCAGCTTGGTATCGGCTTGGCTGCTGCCCTTGATCGTGGCAAATACGACCAGCGCCTGGCCTTTGATCTCATCCGGCCGGCCGACCGCCGCGGCCTCAGCCACCGCCGGATGCTGCACCATCACCGATTCCACTTCCATGGTGCTCATGCGATGCCCGCTGACGTTAATGACGTCATCAACGCGCCCCAGCACCCAGAAATAGCCGTCGGCATCGCGCCGTGCCGCATCGCCGGTGAAGTACAGGCCGGGGTAGCGCGACCAGTATGCCTCCTGGTAGCGTTCCGGGTCGCGGTATAGGCCGCGCAGCATCGAAGGCCACGGCTTGCGGATGATCAGATACCCTTGCTGATTTTCGGCAACGCGCTCGCCTCGCAGATTGACCACGTCGGCGTCGATGCCCGGCAGCGGCAGCGTCGCCGATCCGGGCTTGGTGGCGACCGCCCCCGGAACCGGCGAAATCAGAATGCCGCCGGTTTCCGTCTGCCACCAGGTGTCCACAATCGGACAGCGGCCGTGGCCGATTACGCGGTGATACCACTCCCACGCGGCCGGCTGGATCGGCTCGCCCACCGAGCCGAGCAGCCGCAGACTTGACAGGTCGTGCTTTGCCGGCAAAGCATCCCCGGCGCGAATAAAGCTGCGGATCGCCGTCGGCGAGGTATAGAAAAGATTGACGCGGTACTTGGCGATGATCTCCCAAAAGCGGTCCGGCGCCGGGTAATCCGGTGCGCCCTCATACATCAGCGTCGTCGCGCCGGCGGCGAGCGGCCCATAAATGATGTAGCTGTGGCCCGTCACCCAGCCGATATCGGCCGTACACCAGTAGGTGTCCTCCTCGTGCAGGTCGAAAACCCACTCCATCGTGGCCTGCGCCTCAACCAGATAGCCCGCGGTCGAATGCACCACCCCTTTGGGTTTGCCAGTGGTGCCGCTGGTATAAAGCACATACAGCGGATGCTCGCTATCCACTGGCACAGCCTCACACTGTGCCGGCGCTTTGGCGATGAGTTCGCTCCATTCCAGGTCGCGCGCCGGATTCATGGTGATGGGGCTGCCGGTGTGCCGGAACACAATCGAGTGCTTCACGCCGGGGCAATGCTCCAGCGCCGCATCCACATTCTTCTTGAGCGGTACTTCGCGCCCGCGCCGCCGCCCGCCGTCGGCGGTGATGACAAGCTGCGCTTCCAGGTCATCCATGCGCGTCCGCAGCGCCTCGCTTGAAAACCCGGCAAACACCACGGAATGAATGATGCCCAGGCGCGCGCAGCCCAGCATGGCCACCGCCGCTTCGGGAATCATGGGCAGATAAATGATGGCCCGGTCGCCTTTCTTGTATCCCAGATCTGCCAGCGCGCGCGCGAATTGGCACACCCGCCGGTGCAGCTCGTTATAGGTGAGGATCTGCTGCTCGCCGTTTTCGCCCTCCCAGATCAGCGCAGCCTTGTTGCGCCGCGGTCCGGTCAAATGCCGGTCGAGGCAGTTGAAGCTGGCATTGGTTTCACCGCCCACAAACCATTGCGCAAACGGTGCCTTCCACTGCAGCACTTTGGTGAAGGGCGTAAACCAATGCAGGCTTGCTCGTGCGCGGGCACTCCAGAATGCTTCCGGATCGGCCAGCGCCGCGTGCCGTAGTTCATCATAGGCGGCGCTGGTTTTTACATGCGCATTGACAGAAAACCCCTGCGGGGGCGGATACAGGGTCGAGGCGGCTCCAGCCATGCCGCCATCATACCGCGCCGCGCGGGGACCGCGCCGGTCTTCAACTTCGCTGCCAATACGTGTCCCAGCGCAACTCAAATTGGTTCTTGACTTTAATAGCGCCCAGCGCCCGGTGAATGGGCTGAATTCCGTAATCGGTCAGCAGCAATTGCGCCGAACCCCAGACGTGAACCACTCCATTCTCGACCGCTACGTGTGTTGGCCAGGCGACCGTGCGCGTCACCCCATGGATGCTGAACGTGCCATGCAGCAAGACGCCCGGGGCGGCTGCCGTCAGCTCCAGTCCATTGAGCCGCCAGACGATTTCGGGAAACTGTTCGGCGTCGAGTTGATCCGGACCCTCCATGGTCACCCAGATTTCGTGCCGCTGTTGAGTCGAGCGGTTGGGGTCCACCACCTGCAGTTCTGCCGTGGGCGCTGTCACTATGCCGTGCCAGCTTCCGGCCTCACCCGTGGCCGAGCCCCGCATCACGCCGGTGTGGACTACGTGGTTGTCAGCAAAGGCGCCCAGCCATCCTGCCTTGCGCAGCAGAATTCCCAGTTGCGAGCGCGAGGCGAGCAGTTGATAGCTGCCCGCGGGAATGCTCACCGCCTGCGCCCCGGCGGGGACCGATCCCAGTCCGACCGCCAGAGCCAGCAAAAATACCGAATGCCGGAGGCCTTGCATTCCGCTTGAGACGCGGCACCTGTGCCTTCGGTTACGTCAGCTTGCGAAGCCGCCGCTGCGGTCCCTTTTGTTGCTCTGGCGCTTTCGTTTCCGTGGCTGCGGCATCACAGCGACCCGGTCAGCGGCTGCGTTGCCTCTACCGGCGCCGGACAGATGCTCACCACCAGCGATCATAGGATCTTGGCGCTTAGCGGCGACACCAGCGGCTTGAGGCCGGCGAACGCGTCAAGCTCGAAGGCAAATCGCTCGAAAGCAAAGATGGCCCGCAGGGTTTCGAGGTCCACAAACTCGCAAAGGAACCTGGGCTCCTGTGCCTGAGTGCCCGCAGCCATGCCCGAAGTGTTGCTTCGGGCATGGCTGCCCAGGGGTAAGCCGAGTGTTGGAGTCGGGCGCCTGCTCTACTGCATGCCATAATTCCAGTAAGAGGATGGCCTTCATGCTCCGTTCACCATGGATTGCCGAGCGTCACGCCCGCCAGTGCACGGCGGGTTCCGATGCCATGACCCAACTGCACTTCGCCCGTCAGGGCGTCGTGACGGAAGAAATGGACTTCGTCGCGCGGCGCGAAATCCTGCCCGCCACGCTCATCCGCGATGAAGTCGCGGCGGGCCGGATGATCATCCCCGCCAACATCCGCCATCCCGAGCTGGAGCCCATGGCGATTGGCGTGGCTTCACGCTGCAAGATCAACGCCAACATCGGCAACTCCTCGGTGACCAG is part of the Acidobacteriota bacterium genome and harbors:
- a CDS encoding YciI family protein, which codes for MEYLLLIYEDEKRFAQGFDSDEFNEYIAFGKTHANALRAGKALQPTRAATTVRVRNGKTALTDGPFAETKEQLGGFYLVEAKDLDEATAMAARIPGVRFGCVEVRPVMKFS
- a CDS encoding YciI family protein, whose product is MRYMLLVYSRETQMQSLPPEEKQQIRAAHWAVMNAAAEGGVFHGAEPLASTLTATTVRTRAGKAFVTDGPFAETKEQLAGYYILDCASREEAIAWAKQIPTACKGGEGCIEIRPLIPSPQPGTPEFLESGRRIGPPRAS
- the acs gene encoding acetate--CoA ligase, producing MAGAASTLYPPPQGFSVNAHVKTSAAYDELRHAALADPEAFWSARARASLHWFTPFTKVLQWKAPFAQWFVGGETNASFNCLDRHLTGPRRNKAALIWEGENGEQQILTYNELHRRVCQFARALADLGYKKGDRAIIYLPMIPEAAVAMLGCARLGIIHSVVFAGFSSEALRTRMDDLEAQLVITADGGRRRGREVPLKKNVDAALEHCPGVKHSIVFRHTGSPITMNPARDLEWSELIAKAPAQCEAVPVDSEHPLYVLYTSGTTGKPKGVVHSTAGYLVEAQATMEWVFDLHEEDTYWCTADIGWVTGHSYIIYGPLAAGATTLMYEGAPDYPAPDRFWEIIAKYRVNLFYTSPTAIRSFIRAGDALPAKHDLSSLRLLGSVGEPIQPAAWEWYHRVIGHGRCPIVDTWWQTETGGILISPVPGAVATKPGSATLPLPGIDADVVNLRGERVAENQQGYLIIRKPWPSMLRGLYRDPERYQEAYWSRYPGLYFTGDAARRDADGYFWVLGRVDDVINVSGHRMSTMEVESVMVQHPAVAEAAAVGRPDEIKGQALVVFATIKGSSQADTKLAEELRAWVATEIGAFARPEEVRLVEGLPKTRSGKIMRRLLRELVTTHKIEGDTTTIEDYSVLLKLSASGKDEDEILKDRSS
- a CDS encoding YceI family protein, whose amino-acid sequence is MQGLRHSVFLLALAVGLGSVPAGAQAVSIPAGSYQLLASRSQLGILLRKAGWLGAFADNHVVHTGVMRGSATGEAGSWHGIVTAPTAELQVVDPNRSTQQRHEIWVTMEGPDQLDAEQFPEIVWRLNGLELTAAAPGVLLHGTFSIHGVTRTVAWPTHVAVENGVVHVWGSAQLLLTDYGIQPIHRALGAIKVKNQFELRWDTYWQRS